In Henningerozyma blattae CBS 6284 chromosome 7, complete genome, a single genomic region encodes these proteins:
- the OLA1 gene encoding Obg-like ATPase (similar to Saccharomyces cerevisiae OLA1 (YBR025C); ancestral locus Anc_3.226) has protein sequence MPPKKKVEEQKILLGRPGNNLKAGIVGLANVGKSTFFQAITRCPLGNPANYPFATIDPEEARVIVPSPRFDELCKIYKPASEVPAHLTVYDIAGLTKGASAGEGLGNAFLSHIRAVDSIYQVVRCFDDAEIIHIEGDVNPARDLEIINTELSLKDIEFCEKALEAAEKIAKRGGQSLEVKQKKEEAKFIERLIELLKSGQRVANQTWTPKEVEIINSLYLLTAKPTIYLINLSERDYIRKKNKHLLKIKEWVDAHSPGDLIIPFSVCLEEKLSHMTEEESAEELKNLGTVSALPKIVTTMRKKLDLISFFTAGADEVREWTIRDGTKAPQAAGVIHNDLMNTFILAQVMKYADVIEYKDEAAVKAAGKLQQKGKDYVVEDGDVIYFRAGAGKN, from the coding sequence ATGCCACCAAAGAAGAAGGTTGAAGAACAAAAGATCTTGCTAGGTCGTCCAGGTAACAACTTAAAAGCTGGTATTGTCGGTTTGGCCAACGTCGGGAAGTCTACTTTTTTCCAAGCCATTACTAGATGTCCATTGGGTAACCCAGCCAACTACCCTTTTGCTACCATTGACCCTGAAGAAGCCCGTGTTATTGTTCCTTCTCCAAGATTCGATGAGTTGTGTAAGATTTATAAGCCTGCCTCTGAAGTGCCAGCTCATTTGACCGTGTATGATATTGCTGGTTTGACCAAAGGTGCTTCTGCTGGTGAAGGTTTAGGTAATGCTTTCTTGTCTCACATTAGAGCTGTCGATTCCATCTATCAAGTTGTCAGATGTTTCGATGATGCCgaaattattcatatcGAAGGTGATGTTAACCCAGCTCGTGATTTGGAAATTATCAACACTGAATTGAGTTTGAAAGATATTGAATTCTGTGAAAAAGCTTTAGAAGCTGCGGAAAAGATTGCCAAGAGAGGTGGTCAATCCTTGGAAGTTAAACAAAAGAAGGAAGAAGCTAAATTCATTGAAAGATTGATTGAATTGTTGAAATCTGGCCAAAGAGTTGCCAACCAAACTTGGACCCCTAAGGAAGTCGAAATTATTAActcattatatttattaaccGCTAAGCCaactatttatttgatCAACTTATCAGAAAGAGATTACATTAGAAAGAAGAACAAGcatcttttgaaaattaagGAATGGGTTGATGCTCATTCTCCAGGTGATTTAATTATTCCATTTTCTGTTTGTttggaagaaaaattatctcATATgactgaagaagaaagtgctgaagaattgaaaaacttGGGTACTGTTTCCGCTTTACCAAAGATCGTTACCACCATGAGAAAGAAATTGGATTTGATTTCCTTCTTCACTGCTGGTGCTGACGAAGTTCGTGAATGGACTATTAGAGATGGTACTAAAGCTCCACAAGCTGCTGGTGTCATTCataatgatttaatgaACACTTTTATCTTAGCTCAAGTCATGAAATATGCCGACGTCATCGAATACAAAGATGAAGCTGCTGTTAAAGCCGCTGGTAAATTACAACAAAAGGGTAAAGATTATGTCGTAGAAGACGGTGATGTCATTTATTTCAGAGCTGGTGCCGGTAAGAATTAG
- the CSG2 gene encoding mannosylinositol phosphorylceramide synthase regulatory subunit (similar to Saccharomyces cerevisiae CSG2 (YBR036C); ancestral locus Anc_3.227), with the protein MPPVLIWVTTCISYVIQTRLLSKIQSKQFALHVAAITRDSSKIQTDHPSDDNGPNALTVYLAFMYFGGWLLLLPLSALIKDETRTSLLPLGGSSNQRPAAIRSPTTSSERGLANGADSVTPSVTSSTSALDIPPTIAEEDLLAVDELIIDRYSTMSTSDVLYYVAKLSFMSLTVVVPMICYNLALALCPAFEVVIMQRVSIFEITSLLYGVTNIAKRKSLFTKYVFMMVALLSILVIGYNKATCDLLDGKIKVNKETGELADPFLFDRLKGYLICGLGSLPIGLFYVFWNTWFNGPDANPKRQGHHLSMIGLISMIMLLPFFPKFPFYNHKISLLYSIKSFWLPLLFSVIFGTVPNLLSIIYLNRNYSPEYSTTTNLGSVILMGIVEYILDPESKTILKWEVIGYATVIVACIYLSVAYYGKRKFLR; encoded by the coding sequence ATGCCTCCAGTATTGATCTGGGTAACCACTTGTATATCGTATGTCATACAGACTAGGCTGCTGTCCAAGATTCAATCGAAACAGTTTGCCCTCCATGTGGCTGCTATAACCAGAGATAGTAGTAAAATACAGACGGATCACCCCAGTGACGATAATGGTCCAAATGCATTGACTGTTTATTTGGCTTTTATGTACTTTGGTGGTTGGTTGTTGTTATTGCCGTTAAGTGCTTTGATTAAAGATGAAACTAGAACTAGCCTACTACCCTTAGGTGGCTCCTCAAACCAAAGGCCTGCCGCCATTAGATCACCTACCACATCTAGTGAGCGTGGATTGGCCAATGGAGCCGACTCAGTAACTCCCTCTGTGACTTCTTCGACGTCTGCTTTAGATATACCACCAACGATTGCTGAAGAGGATCTACTAGCTGTAGATGAATTGATCATAGATCGGTACTCCACAATGTCAACTTCAGATGTTTTGTATTATGTGGCAAAATTATCATTCATGTCGTTAACTGTGGTGGTCCCAATGATTTGCTATAATTTAGCATTAGCATTATGCCCAGCTTTTGAAGTCGTAATCATGCAAAGAGTATCAATTTTCGAAATAACTTCATTGTTATATGGTGTCACCAATATTGCCAAGAGGAAAAGTTTATTTACTAAATATGTCTTTATGATGGTCGCTTTATTAAGTATTTTGGTGATCGGCTATAATAAAGCGACTTGTGATTTATTAGATGGGaaaattaaagttaataAAGAAACTGGAGAATTGGCTGATCCTTTCTTATTTGATCGTTTGAAAGGTTATTTAATTTGTGGATTGGGCTCTTTGCCCATTGGTTTATTTTATGTGTTTTGGAATACTTGGTTTAATGGGCCAGATGCAAATCCAAAGAGACAGGGGCATCATTTATCAATGATTGGTTTAATAAGTATGATCATGCTATTACCGTTCTTCCCCAAGTTCCCCTTCTACAATCACAAGATTTCCCTTTTGTATAGCATCAAGTCATTCTGGTTACctctattattttctgtGATCTTTGGAACTGTACCAAATTTACTATCCAtcatatatttgaatagaAATTACTCACCAGAATATTCTACTACAACTAATTTGGGTTCTGTCATTTTAATGGGTATCGTGGAATATATATTGGACCCAGAAAGTAAaactattttaaaatgGGAAGTTATTGGTTATGCAACAGTTATCGTGGCTTGCATTTATTTGTCAGTAGCTTACTATGGTAAGAGAAAGTTTTTAcgttaa